A single Desulfatibacillum aliphaticivorans DSM 15576 DNA region contains:
- a CDS encoding tetrathionate reductase family octaheme c-type cytochrome: MYRKLGFFALAACLAIGLGLALSASAATGDGREGPKPPFGNPNSANNTADHSKFEVLQKEFKSGPEVTKACLSCHNEAAEQFQKTIHWKWLCPAAKPEAKLGKAGYVVNNFCININSNEPRCTSCHAGYGYKNKDFDFSVQENVDCLVCHEQTGTYKKFPPGAGYVVKEPTMFGGKEWLPPDFAKVAQSVALPTRKNCGTCHFYGGGGEGVKHGDLDASLYKPKWDLDVHMNVDGENFTCTRCHTTVQHAVAGRCYKSTPLTDRRSLLDSDLIHRITCYSCHSEKPHKTDAKLNDHTDKVSCQACHIPEFAREHSTKMSWDWSTAGKKNAKGKPLVIEKDGRHSYNGMKGDFVWKKNVVPEYKWFNGKLTYLTLTDKIDPAQQPIEINKAHGSYDDPDARIFPFKVHKGKQPFDKVNNTFVVPHLFGKDKNAYWKGYNWANAIQTGMDYTGLPYSGEFDFISTEYMYQTTHMVAPKEKALSCDACHAPQGRLAKLTGFYLPGRDANGFVDYIGWLIVVASLLGVLFHGLVRIASTGNGKEE, encoded by the coding sequence ATGTACAGAAAACTAGGCTTTTTCGCACTGGCCGCTTGTTTGGCGATTGGGCTCGGACTTGCCCTTTCGGCCAGCGCAGCCACCGGGGATGGAAGAGAGGGTCCAAAGCCGCCGTTTGGGAACCCAAACTCGGCTAACAACACGGCGGACCACTCCAAATTCGAGGTTCTTCAAAAGGAGTTTAAGTCAGGCCCGGAAGTCACCAAGGCCTGCCTGAGCTGCCACAACGAAGCTGCGGAGCAGTTTCAGAAAACCATCCATTGGAAATGGTTGTGCCCGGCCGCCAAGCCCGAAGCCAAGCTCGGCAAAGCAGGGTACGTGGTAAACAACTTCTGCATCAACATCAATTCCAATGAACCGCGCTGTACGTCCTGCCACGCAGGCTACGGCTACAAAAACAAAGACTTCGACTTTTCCGTGCAGGAAAACGTGGACTGTCTGGTCTGCCACGAGCAAACCGGAACCTACAAAAAATTCCCCCCGGGCGCGGGCTATGTGGTCAAGGAGCCCACCATGTTTGGAGGGAAGGAATGGCTGCCCCCTGATTTTGCCAAGGTGGCGCAGTCCGTGGCCCTGCCCACCCGTAAGAATTGCGGAACCTGCCATTTTTACGGCGGCGGCGGCGAAGGGGTCAAGCACGGAGACCTGGACGCCAGCCTGTACAAACCAAAATGGGACCTGGACGTTCACATGAACGTTGACGGGGAAAACTTCACCTGCACCCGCTGCCACACCACAGTGCAGCACGCCGTTGCCGGACGGTGCTACAAGTCCACCCCGCTCACCGACCGCAGGAGCCTGCTGGATTCCGACCTCATCCACCGGATTACCTGCTATTCCTGCCATTCGGAAAAACCGCACAAAACCGACGCCAAGCTGAACGACCACACGGACAAGGTGTCTTGCCAGGCCTGCCACATTCCTGAATTCGCCAGGGAGCATTCCACCAAAATGTCCTGGGACTGGTCCACAGCCGGTAAAAAGAACGCCAAGGGCAAACCGTTGGTCATCGAAAAGGACGGACGCCATTCCTACAATGGCATGAAGGGGGATTTTGTCTGGAAGAAGAACGTGGTCCCGGAATACAAATGGTTTAACGGGAAACTGACCTACCTGACCCTGACGGACAAAATCGATCCGGCCCAGCAGCCCATAGAGATCAACAAGGCTCACGGCTCTTACGACGACCCGGACGCCCGCATCTTTCCGTTCAAGGTGCACAAAGGCAAACAGCCTTTCGACAAAGTGAACAACACCTTTGTGGTTCCCCACCTTTTCGGCAAGGATAAAAACGCCTACTGGAAGGGATACAACTGGGCCAACGCCATTCAAACGGGCATGGACTACACGGGTCTCCCCTACTCCGGCGAGTTCGATTTCATCAGCACGGAGTACATGTACCAGACCACCCACATGGTCGCACCCAAGGAGAAAGCCCTTTCCTGCGACGCCTGCCACGCTCCCCAGGGACGCCTGGCCAAGCTCACCGGCTTTTACCTGCCGGGCAGAGACGCCAACGGCTTCGTGGATTATATCGGATGGCTCATCGTCGTCGCCTCTTTACTCGGAGTCCTGTTCCACGGACTGGTTCGCATTGCCTCCACCGGCAATGGAAAGGAGGAATAA
- a CDS encoding cytochrome b/b6 domain-containing protein: MSQAPMKKIYLYTRFERFWHWAQAVLILFLLFTGLEVHGVYKIFGYEEAVELHNLAAWTWLILYIFIIFWEATTGEWKQYIPTTRKLVTVAMYYSIGIFRGDPHPVPKTERVKHNPLQRLTYLGIALVLVPLQIVTGILYYFYNDWAVLGIHMKLGTLAAVHMFGALMLLAFVIVHVYMTTTGHTIMAHIKAMISGWEEVPDTPDEKEA; this comes from the coding sequence ATGAGTCAAGCGCCTATGAAAAAAATCTACCTGTATACGCGTTTTGAACGTTTCTGGCATTGGGCTCAGGCCGTGCTGATCCTATTCCTGCTCTTCACGGGCCTGGAAGTGCACGGGGTCTACAAAATCTTCGGATACGAAGAAGCCGTGGAGCTCCACAACCTGGCCGCCTGGACCTGGCTGATCCTGTACATCTTCATTATATTCTGGGAAGCCACCACCGGCGAATGGAAGCAATACATCCCCACCACCAGAAAGCTGGTGACTGTGGCCATGTATTACAGCATCGGCATTTTCCGGGGAGATCCCCATCCCGTGCCCAAGACGGAACGGGTCAAACACAACCCCCTGCAGCGCCTCACCTACCTGGGCATCGCCCTGGTTTTGGTACCGCTGCAAATCGTGACGGGGATTCTGTATTATTTCTATAACGACTGGGCCGTCCTGGGCATCCACATGAAGCTGGGAACCCTGGCGGCCGTGCATATGTTCGGGGCCTTGATGCTTTTGGCGTTCGTCATCGTCCATGTGTACATGACCACCACGGGCCACACCATCATGGCCCACATCAAGGCCATGATCTCGGGATGGGAGGAAGTTCCCGACACGCCGGACGAAAAAGAGGCATAG
- a CDS encoding arsenic resistance protein, translating to MWKILANINKNLIFAIPIMMVLGFVFGVFVQASFLKSAIIPLTFLMVYPMMVNLKIKKVFEGGDVKAQVMTQVVNFGVIPFAAFGLGQWFFPDQPYMALGLLLAGLVPTSGMTISWTGFANGNVAAAVKMTVIGLTLGSIATPFYVKALMGAELEVNIMAVMKQILFIVFLPMAAGFVTQQALIRKYGQEQFQQHLAPRFPGLSTAGVLGIVFVAMALKAKAIAASPEMLAYILLPLGILYAINYLLSTLLGKWLLHEKDAKAMVYGSVMRNLSIALAISINAFGPQGSTAALVIAVAYIIQVQSAAWYVKFSENIFSAGGKSPEKPAVAPVKPRKGVSTG from the coding sequence ATGTGGAAAATCCTGGCTAACATCAATAAAAATTTAATCTTTGCCATCCCAATCATGATGGTTCTGGGCTTTGTATTTGGAGTATTCGTCCAGGCCTCGTTTTTAAAATCCGCCATCATCCCATTGACCTTCCTCATGGTCTACCCCATGATGGTGAACCTGAAAATCAAAAAGGTCTTTGAAGGCGGCGACGTCAAGGCCCAGGTCATGACCCAGGTGGTCAACTTCGGCGTGATTCCCTTCGCAGCCTTCGGCCTGGGGCAATGGTTTTTTCCGGACCAGCCTTATATGGCTCTGGGACTGCTCCTTGCGGGCCTGGTCCCCACCAGCGGCATGACCATTTCGTGGACCGGGTTCGCCAACGGCAACGTGGCGGCCGCCGTCAAAATGACGGTCATCGGCCTGACGCTGGGATCCATAGCCACCCCCTTTTACGTCAAGGCCTTGATGGGCGCGGAACTGGAAGTGAACATCATGGCTGTGATGAAGCAAATCCTGTTCATTGTTTTTCTGCCCATGGCCGCCGGCTTTGTCACCCAACAGGCCTTAATCAGAAAGTACGGCCAGGAGCAGTTCCAGCAGCATTTGGCGCCGCGCTTTCCCGGCCTGTCCACCGCCGGGGTGCTGGGCATCGTCTTTGTGGCCATGGCGCTGAAAGCCAAGGCCATCGCCGCTTCCCCTGAAATGTTGGCATACATTTTGTTGCCGCTTGGCATACTTTATGCTATAAATTATTTACTGAGCACATTGTTAGGCAAGTGGCTCTTGCATGAAAAAGACGCAAAAGCCATGGTTTACGGGTCGGTGATGCGAAACCTTTCCATCGCCCTGGCCATTTCCATCAACGCCTTCGGCCCCCAGGGCTCCACAGCCGCTTTGGTGATTGCTGTGGCGTACATTATTCAGGTGCAGTCCGCCGCCTGGTACGTTAAATTTTCCGAGAACATTTTTTCCGCAGGCGGGAAAAGTCCTGAAAAGCCGGCTGTCGCGCCGGTCAAGCCCAGAAAAGGAGTCTCTACGGGTTGA
- a CDS encoding 4Fe-4S dicluster domain-containing protein, whose product MGKISRRSFIKGSLAAAGALSVSAAPLPASAKGIGPGELATMLDIGKCIGCGACVEACRDSNEHKFPEPDKPFPKMYPPRVKTADWSDKRDIDDRLTPYNWLFIQYADVEINGEQTTITVPRRCMHCTNPPCADLCPFGAARKLKNGITRIHPDICLGGAKCKLVCPWDIPERQTGVGPYLQVLPNFAGNGVMFKCDRCYDLIEQGELPACIEACPEDVQTIGPRDEIIAAAYARAEEINGYVYGDKENGGTNTIYVSPVPFDVLNEALEKGPGMPHMAPVPDSMAHADTLAKAMILAPIAGLAAGFIKFTGGAKPSSQSNKEES is encoded by the coding sequence ATGGGGAAAATCTCCCGAAGATCGTTCATTAAAGGAAGCCTGGCGGCGGCCGGCGCCCTGAGCGTTTCCGCCGCCCCCCTGCCCGCTTCCGCAAAAGGAATAGGCCCCGGGGAACTGGCCACCATGCTGGACATCGGCAAATGCATTGGATGCGGCGCCTGCGTGGAAGCCTGCCGGGATAGCAACGAGCATAAATTTCCCGAGCCGGACAAACCCTTTCCCAAAATGTATCCTCCCAGGGTGAAGACCGCCGACTGGTCGGATAAACGGGATATTGACGACCGCCTGACCCCGTACAACTGGCTGTTCATCCAATACGCGGACGTGGAGATCAACGGAGAGCAAACCACCATCACCGTGCCTCGCCGTTGCATGCACTGCACCAACCCGCCCTGCGCCGACCTTTGCCCTTTTGGAGCCGCCAGAAAACTGAAAAACGGCATCACCCGGATTCACCCGGACATCTGCCTGGGCGGCGCCAAATGCAAACTGGTCTGTCCTTGGGATATCCCTGAACGCCAGACAGGCGTAGGCCCCTATTTGCAGGTGCTGCCCAACTTTGCGGGAAACGGCGTCATGTTCAAATGCGACCGCTGCTACGATCTGATCGAACAGGGGGAGCTGCCGGCCTGCATCGAGGCCTGCCCCGAGGACGTCCAGACAATAGGCCCCCGGGACGAGATCATCGCCGCGGCCTACGCCCGGGCCGAGGAAATCAACGGGTACGTATACGGCGATAAGGAGAACGGAGGAACCAACACCATTTACGTGTCTCCCGTTCCTTTTGACGTTTTGAACGAAGCCCTGGAAAAAGGCCCCGGCATGCCCCATATGGCGCCTGTGCCCGATTCCATGGCCCATGCAGACACTCTGGCGAAAGCCATGATTCTGGCCCCGATTGCCGGATTGGCGGCCGGATTCATCAAATTCACCGGAGGAGCCAAGCCCTCCAGCCAATCAAACAAAGAGGAGTCTTAA
- a CDS encoding FAD-dependent oxidoreductase, with protein sequence MKFLVIGGDAAGMSAASRAKRLSPDMEVIVLEKTEDVSYSACGMPYNIGDESRDLEDLVVRKAQAFRDKQGINLLTGHEALELDPGSRAVRGKTLQGEEFEYYYDKLLIATGGSAIIPQVEGMDSPGVLPLKSLEHARKIKSLITNSKVKKAVILGMGYIGLEMCEALTERGVEVSMVKPNPMFLPWMDRELADRLQQEVESRGVKLYLGQELQKVENTGSGLKVVCNDLTLDADLLIPAIGITPNSEFASKAGLKTSVGDSIAVDKGLKTSDEHIYSAGDCADAYHVVSGQKTWIPLALYANRGGWAAADNVNGKGVEVPGVVGSAVFKVFDFEAARTGLNMREAEKAGFEPVSVTIKTRSRAHGHPGNTTLRVHMVGDKKSGRLLGIQMAGRDGCAHRINTGAAALHNHMTVADFSRMDLAYAPPFGPVWDPVLTAANQLVKKL encoded by the coding sequence ATGAAATTTTTGGTAATTGGAGGGGACGCAGCGGGCATGAGCGCCGCAAGCAGGGCCAAAAGGCTCTCCCCGGACATGGAAGTCATTGTATTGGAAAAGACCGAGGACGTATCTTACAGCGCCTGCGGTATGCCTTACAATATCGGAGACGAGTCGCGGGACCTGGAGGACCTGGTGGTCCGCAAGGCCCAGGCGTTCAGAGACAAGCAGGGGATCAACCTGCTCACCGGGCATGAAGCCCTGGAGTTGGATCCCGGCAGCAGAGCCGTGCGAGGCAAAACTTTGCAGGGAGAGGAGTTTGAATACTATTACGACAAACTCCTTATCGCTACGGGCGGCTCAGCAATCATCCCCCAGGTGGAAGGCATGGACAGTCCCGGCGTATTGCCCTTGAAAAGCCTGGAACACGCCCGCAAAATCAAGTCCCTCATTACGAATTCCAAGGTTAAAAAAGCCGTCATTCTCGGCATGGGATACATCGGCCTGGAAATGTGCGAGGCCCTGACCGAGAGAGGCGTGGAAGTCTCCATGGTCAAGCCCAATCCCATGTTTCTGCCCTGGATGGACCGGGAGCTTGCAGACCGTCTCCAGCAGGAGGTGGAATCCCGCGGCGTAAAGCTGTATTTGGGCCAGGAATTGCAAAAGGTTGAGAACACCGGCTCAGGCCTTAAAGTCGTTTGCAACGACTTAACCCTGGATGCGGACCTGCTCATTCCCGCCATAGGGATTACGCCCAACAGCGAGTTCGCTTCCAAGGCCGGCCTGAAAACCAGCGTGGGCGATTCCATCGCCGTGGACAAAGGGCTGAAAACATCCGACGAGCACATCTACTCCGCCGGCGACTGCGCCGACGCCTATCACGTGGTTTCCGGCCAAAAAACCTGGATCCCCCTGGCCTTGTACGCCAACCGGGGCGGCTGGGCCGCGGCCGACAACGTGAACGGCAAAGGCGTGGAAGTGCCAGGCGTTGTGGGCTCCGCCGTGTTCAAGGTCTTTGACTTTGAAGCGGCCCGCACGGGCCTCAATATGCGCGAAGCGGAAAAAGCGGGCTTCGAGCCCGTAAGCGTCACCATCAAAACACGGTCCCGCGCCCACGGCCACCCGGGCAATACAACTCTCCGGGTGCATATGGTGGGCGACAAAAAATCAGGCCGTCTGCTCGGCATACAGATGGCGGGCCGAGACGGATGCGCCCATCGCATTAACACAGGCGCTGCAGCCTTGCACAATCACATGACCGTAGCGGATTTCAGCCGGATGGACCTGGCTTACGCCCCGCCTTTCGGCCCAGTTTGGGACCCCGTGCTGACGGCCGCCAACCAACTGGTGAAAAAACTGTAA
- a CDS encoding methyl-accepting chemotaxis protein: MRFSLNDSIRKKTVVLALTGVMASVFILGVGLVVLQVMEKMMGLQEGLHQHTTMHFESLDYLQRYMYEGNPEDYEKFKEIRARVRGVAFQFSMADGSYSVEEIRKKIDSMGRLLDNMSTEEGKDTVELGMKLRSNPMMAAMIQAAKETVAQEDRFMAIMEAYRNNPDPEYRAGLKPKIDESLKNLVKAKVNFTEAISAFKSWVVKTVRRVFVGTFVLFLVLSVTASYFMGRSIVKPIVKAIRFSQRVSKGGFDRRLEVETKDETRDLAIAVNAICEALRDLAVKIMNGAETLTESAQDLSSTANQFATTATETSASVSEINVTAQELKQAVQTSSENADSVASYAEHSATIYEIGKKATEEMGHGMSLINLEVVEVGERIAKLSAQAVRIAEIIDMVDEVAHQSELLSVNASIEAAKAGEFGKGFQVVAAEVKTLSEQSKGATRQVRSILKEIQKAAEAAAKAAEQSASAVNHGLNLNEQASDSMSRLADSFDGAVAFTKKISSTARQELQGVSQVTDALADIKDATQQNTAGAKLMESRSRELVQLAETLKKLVENIKV; the protein is encoded by the coding sequence ATGCGTTTTTCCTTGAACGATTCCATTAGAAAAAAAACTGTCGTGCTGGCCTTGACCGGGGTGATGGCTTCCGTATTTATCCTGGGCGTGGGCTTGGTTGTCTTACAGGTGATGGAGAAAATGATGGGCCTGCAGGAAGGCCTCCATCAGCACACCACCATGCATTTCGAATCCCTGGATTACTTGCAGCGTTACATGTACGAAGGGAACCCGGAGGATTACGAAAAGTTTAAGGAAATCCGCGCCAGGGTCAGGGGAGTCGCCTTTCAGTTCAGCATGGCGGACGGCAGCTATTCGGTTGAGGAGATTCGGAAAAAAATTGACAGTATGGGACGGCTGCTTGACAACATGAGCACGGAGGAAGGCAAGGATACGGTGGAGTTGGGGATGAAGCTCAGGTCCAACCCCATGATGGCCGCCATGATACAGGCAGCCAAAGAAACCGTGGCCCAGGAAGACCGGTTTATGGCGATCATGGAGGCGTACCGCAACAATCCTGATCCGGAATATCGGGCCGGCCTGAAGCCGAAAATCGACGAGTCCCTCAAGAACCTTGTGAAAGCCAAAGTGAATTTCACCGAGGCGATCAGCGCATTTAAGTCTTGGGTCGTAAAAACGGTGCGCAGGGTTTTTGTGGGGACTTTTGTCCTGTTTCTGGTTTTAAGCGTGACCGCCTCCTATTTCATGGGACGTTCCATTGTAAAGCCCATAGTCAAGGCCATCCGTTTTTCTCAAAGGGTTTCCAAAGGAGGATTCGACCGGCGTCTTGAAGTGGAAACCAAAGATGAAACCCGCGACCTGGCCATTGCCGTCAACGCCATTTGCGAGGCCTTGCGTGATTTGGCCGTGAAAATCATGAACGGAGCGGAAACCCTGACGGAATCCGCCCAGGACCTTTCCTCCACGGCCAATCAGTTCGCCACGACAGCCACCGAGACATCCGCGTCGGTTTCCGAGATCAACGTGACGGCCCAGGAGCTTAAGCAGGCTGTGCAGACTTCTTCGGAAAACGCCGATTCCGTGGCCTCTTACGCCGAGCATTCCGCTACGATTTACGAAATTGGCAAAAAAGCCACCGAAGAAATGGGCCACGGAATGAGCCTGATCAACCTGGAAGTGGTGGAGGTGGGGGAACGCATCGCCAAACTAAGCGCTCAGGCTGTACGCATCGCTGAAATCATCGATATGGTGGACGAAGTGGCCCATCAATCCGAACTGCTGTCGGTCAACGCCTCCATTGAGGCGGCCAAGGCTGGAGAGTTCGGCAAGGGCTTCCAGGTGGTTGCGGCGGAAGTCAAAACTTTGTCCGAGCAATCCAAGGGCGCCACGCGGCAGGTTCGCTCCATTTTAAAGGAAATTCAAAAAGCCGCGGAAGCCGCCGCCAAAGCCGCTGAACAAAGCGCCTCCGCAGTTAACCACGGCCTGAATCTCAATGAACAGGCTTCGGATTCCATGTCCAGACTGGCGGACAGCTTTGACGGCGCCGTGGCCTTTACCAAAAAAATCTCCTCCACCGCCCGCCAGGAGCTTCAAGGGGTGTCCCAGGTGACGGATGCTCTGGCCGACATCAAAGACGCCACCCAGCAGAACACGGCGGGCGCCAAACTCATGGAGTCGCGCTCCCGCGAGTTGGTGCAACTGGCGGAAACCCTGAAAAAACTGGTGGAAAACATCAAGGTGTAA
- a CDS encoding methyl-accepting chemotaxis protein, with protein MRFSLTDSINKKMFVLYAIGVLSSAFVMIMGLVSLSVMERVVGMEKGLHDHTVMHYESFVKLERYLNLGGEEDYKEFVRLRKSCMAVSLVCAKAEQAFNEGTEDDLVSSVVGLTSTVDPDEARELMDLFRYLKGNRSVQEMVKWAQRSSDLDEVIIDLAWQYYYTDDYDIRMELTAKIRKTIDELNIAKENFGAGLAGLAKWATSLTKRIFIISFILFSLTGVSIAFAVGRSIVNPMMKIVAFSDRVSRGGMDRRLDLKTKDETRQMADAVNAICDALARVVIRVREGADSLTESSRELSTMATQFSSTASETSASVTQINVTSTELRQAVQSSSENADQVVASAESTALAYEEGKSATNAMGDGVDVITRQVVEVGESVANLSAQAVRISEIIDMVDEVAHQSELLSVNASIEAAKAGEFGKGFQVVAAEVKTLSEQSKGATRQVRSILKEIQVAADRAIKAAEKCSLSAQEGEGLNNRTVQAINKLAQNIDAAVGSSRKIAATSRQELQGVEQVTDALSGIQDAMESNTQGAHAMEDRIKELVSLAEALKGMLAAIKV; from the coding sequence ATGCGTTTTTCCCTCACGGATTCCATCAATAAAAAAATGTTTGTCCTGTACGCCATCGGCGTCCTTTCCTCTGCATTCGTCATGATCATGGGCCTGGTATCCCTATCCGTGATGGAGAGGGTGGTGGGGATGGAGAAGGGGCTGCACGATCACACGGTTATGCACTACGAATCCTTTGTAAAGTTGGAGCGCTATCTCAATTTAGGCGGCGAGGAAGATTACAAGGAATTTGTACGGTTAAGGAAAAGCTGTATGGCGGTCTCCCTGGTTTGCGCAAAAGCCGAGCAAGCGTTCAACGAGGGGACGGAAGACGACCTGGTTAGCAGCGTAGTCGGGTTGACAAGCACGGTGGACCCGGATGAGGCCCGTGAACTCATGGACCTGTTTCGATATTTGAAGGGAAACAGGAGTGTGCAGGAAATGGTCAAGTGGGCTCAAAGGTCCTCGGATTTGGATGAAGTGATTATTGATCTGGCCTGGCAGTATTATTACACCGATGACTATGACATCCGCATGGAGCTTACCGCCAAGATCAGAAAGACCATTGACGAGCTTAACATCGCCAAGGAAAATTTCGGCGCCGGTTTGGCAGGGTTGGCAAAATGGGCGACTTCCCTGACAAAAAGGATCTTCATCATATCCTTTATCCTCTTTTCCTTGACGGGTGTAAGTATAGCTTTCGCCGTAGGACGCTCCATCGTCAATCCCATGATGAAAATCGTGGCCTTTTCGGACCGGGTTTCCCGCGGAGGCATGGACAGGCGATTGGATTTAAAGACCAAAGACGAAACACGGCAAATGGCCGATGCCGTCAATGCGATTTGCGACGCTTTGGCGCGGGTGGTCATTCGGGTGAGGGAAGGCGCCGACTCCCTGACGGAATCGTCCCGGGAGCTTTCCACCATGGCGACCCAGTTTTCCTCCACCGCGTCCGAGACGTCCGCCTCCGTGACCCAGATTAACGTTACCTCCACCGAACTGAGGCAGGCCGTGCAATCCTCTTCCGAGAACGCCGATCAGGTGGTCGCCTCCGCCGAATCCACGGCCTTGGCCTATGAAGAGGGAAAAAGCGCCACCAACGCCATGGGGGACGGAGTGGACGTCATAACCAGACAGGTGGTGGAAGTGGGAGAGAGCGTGGCCAATCTCAGCGCCCAGGCCGTGCGCATTTCCGAAATCATCGACATGGTGGACGAGGTGGCCCATCAATCCGAGCTGCTGTCGGTCAACGCCTCCATTGAGGCGGCCAAGGCCGGAGAGTTCGGCAAGGGCTTCCAGGTGGTTGCGGCCGAAGTCAAGACCCTGTCCGAGCAATCCAAGGGCGCCACGCGGCAGGTGCGCTCCATATTAAAGGAAATCCAGGTCGCAGCTGACAGGGCCATTAAAGCGGCGGAAAAGTGCTCCCTTTCGGCCCAGGAAGGGGAGGGGCTGAACAATCGCACCGTCCAGGCCATCAACAAGCTGGCCCAAAACATCGACGCCGCCGTGGGCTCCTCCCGGAAAATCGCCGCAACCAGCCGCCAGGAGCTTCAAGGCGTGGAGCAGGTTACGGACGCCCTGTCCGGCATTCAGGACGCCATGGAATCCAACACCCAAGGCGCCCACGCCATGGAAGACCGCATCAAGGAGCTTGTCTCTCTGGCCGAAGCCCTGAAAGGCATGCTGGCCGCCATCAAGGTCTAA
- a CDS encoding sigma-54 interaction domain-containing protein, whose protein sequence is MNAENHQIWNLRFVNMIMDSMAEGVFTMDSQGRVTSWNRAMEKISGYKSEEALGMTCQMLQFDQCVQQGCPTNFKDCGVRKYKKGVSKECALRHKNGHDVAVIKNARPVFNEQGVMEGIVETITDLTEIKRAREEAEEAARRLGEMHEFGNIVGKSQGMMEVFTAIKAAAASDVTVLVTGESGTGKELVAGAIHYHSSRSTGPMVTVNCSALSETLLESELFGHVKGAFTGAIRDRVGRFEQAMDGTIFLDEIAELTPAVQVRLLRVLQEREIERVGESISRKINIRVIAATHKNLLSLVEEGVFRQDLYYRLKVFPIHIPPLRERRRDIPLLVDHFRLEENAKTGKNLEGVADKAMRKLLEYSWPGNVRELENAVEHAFVLRSSGKIDLDDLPYEIRREAASEPLPWSDDGPKFRGAITKERLLEALEQSGWNKAEAGRRLGKSRTSIWKYMKKWDIPLRVEEG, encoded by the coding sequence TTGAACGCTGAAAATCATCAGATTTGGAACCTGCGCTTTGTCAATATGATCATGGACTCCATGGCGGAAGGGGTTTTCACCATGGACTCCCAGGGGCGCGTCACCTCGTGGAACCGGGCCATGGAGAAGATTTCCGGGTACAAGTCGGAGGAAGCGCTGGGCATGACCTGCCAGATGCTTCAGTTTGACCAATGCGTACAACAGGGGTGCCCCACCAACTTCAAGGATTGCGGGGTCAGGAAATACAAAAAGGGTGTGAGCAAGGAATGCGCCCTTCGGCATAAAAACGGCCACGACGTGGCCGTGATCAAAAACGCCCGCCCCGTGTTCAATGAACAGGGGGTGATGGAAGGCATTGTGGAAACCATCACGGACCTGACGGAGATCAAGCGGGCCAGGGAGGAGGCGGAGGAGGCCGCCCGCCGTCTGGGCGAGATGCATGAATTCGGCAATATTGTGGGCAAGAGCCAGGGCATGATGGAGGTTTTTACCGCCATCAAGGCGGCTGCGGCCAGCGACGTCACGGTTTTGGTCACCGGCGAGTCCGGCACGGGCAAGGAGTTGGTGGCCGGCGCCATCCATTATCACAGCAGCCGGTCCACAGGCCCCATGGTAACGGTGAATTGCTCCGCCCTTTCGGAAACCCTCTTGGAAAGCGAGTTGTTCGGGCATGTGAAGGGCGCTTTCACCGGCGCCATCCGGGACAGGGTGGGGCGGTTTGAGCAGGCCATGGACGGTACGATTTTTCTGGACGAAATTGCAGAGCTCACCCCGGCGGTTCAGGTCCGCCTGCTGAGGGTGCTGCAGGAAAGGGAGATCGAGCGAGTAGGGGAGTCCATCTCCCGCAAGATCAACATCCGGGTGATTGCAGCCACTCACAAAAACCTGCTTTCCTTGGTGGAGGAAGGCGTTTTTCGTCAGGATCTTTATTATAGGCTAAAGGTTTTCCCCATCCATATTCCGCCTTTGCGCGAGCGCAGGAGGGACATTCCTTTGCTCGTGGATCATTTTCGCCTGGAGGAAAACGCCAAAACGGGAAAAAACCTGGAAGGGGTTGCGGACAAGGCCATGCGAAAGCTGTTGGAATATAGCTGGCCCGGCAATGTGCGGGAATTGGAAAACGCCGTGGAGCACGCCTTTGTCCTAAGGTCTTCCGGGAAGATCGACCTGGATGACCTGCCTTATGAAATCAGACGGGAGGCCGCCTCCGAGCCGCTCCCCTGGTCCGACGACGGACCGAAGTTTCGTGGGGCAATCACCAAAGAGAGGCTATTGGAAGCCCTGGAGCAAAGCGGCTGGAACAAGGCCGAAGCGGGCCGCCGTTTGGGCAAAAGCCGCACCTCTATCTGGAAATACATGAAAAAGTGGGATATTCCTCTTAGAGTGGAAGAGGGCTAA
- the trxA gene encoding thioredoxin, protein MEINETSFGKVTGKGVSLVDFYATWCGPCKAQEPIIKELEKNFSGRAVVTKMDVDQNRDTAAKLGISSIPTVVVFKDGKEVERFIGLQNQQTLSAALESALI, encoded by the coding sequence ATGGAAATCAATGAAACGAGCTTTGGAAAAGTGACAGGCAAGGGCGTATCCCTTGTGGATTTTTACGCCACGTGGTGCGGCCCGTGCAAGGCCCAGGAGCCCATCATCAAGGAACTGGAAAAAAATTTCAGCGGCAGGGCGGTGGTGACCAAAATGGACGTGGACCAAAACCGGGATACGGCGGCCAAACTGGGCATCTCCAGCATCCCCACCGTGGTTGTGTTCAAGGACGGCAAGGAAGTGGAGCGCTTCATCGGCCTTCAGAACCAGCAGACATTGAGTGCGGCCCTGGAAAGCGCGTTGATTTAA